A genome region from Tenebrio molitor chromosome 4, icTenMoli1.1, whole genome shotgun sequence includes the following:
- the LOC138129349 gene encoding very long chain fatty acid elongase AAEL008004-like has product MPTVLDKVFEVLTDSPPISDPRMDRILVRTPVQLISVIAFYLFFIYKLGPNFMKERKTFDLKKILIGYNILQIFVNLGISIMAGTYLRNQNFFCIPSDKSESPEATLAVRVHYSYLLLKYFDLVETVFYVLRKKERQISFLHVYHHIGILVAAWISAKYFPGGQAIYVALYNTLIHCIMYVYYLFSACNPNYSKEIWWKKYVTALQIVQHCLIFISILPAVVNVNCTYPKGWMALFSVNVGFIIYLFGKFYKNTYLNNKKNK; this is encoded by the exons ATGCCGACGGTGTTGGATAAAGTGTTCGAAGTCCTGACGGACTCGCCGCCCATCTCCG ATCCTCGAATGGACCGAATTTTGGTGCGGACACCTGTGCAACTAATCTCGGTAATCGCGTTCTACCTGTTCTTCATCTACAAACTAGGCCCAAATTTTATGAAAGAGAGAAAAACATtcgacttaaaaaaaattctgatcGGCTACAACATCCTTCAGATTTTTGTAAACCTGGGAATATCTATAATG GCAGGAACTTACTTGCGGAATCAGAACTTCTTCTGCATCCCTTCGGACAAATCAGAGAGTCCCGAAGCTACACTGGCTGTGAGAGTACACTATTCGTATCTTCTCCTCAAGTATTTTGATCTAGTTGAAACT GTGTTTTACGTTCTGCGGAAGAAAGAACGGCAAATTTCCTTCTTGCATGTTTACCATCACATCGGCATCCTGGTGGCGGCGTGGATCTCTGCAAAGTACTTTCCTGGTGGTCAGGCCATTTATGTGGCGCTTTACAACACGCTGATCCACTGCATCATGTACGTGTACTATTTATTCAGTGCTTGCAACCCAAATTACAGCAAAgaaatttggtggaaaaaatACGTGACTGCGCTCCAAATa GTTCAGCATTGTCTGATATTCATTAGCATACTTCCAGCGGTTGTGAATGTTAACTGCACATATCCGAAAGGGTGGATGGCGCTCTTTAGCGTCAATGTGGGATTcattatatatttatttggaaaattctataaaaatacgtatttaaataataagaaaaataaataa